A window of the Desulfobacula toluolica Tol2 genome harbors these coding sequences:
- the bioA gene encoding adenosylmethionine--8-amino-7-oxononanoate transaminase — protein MTDKILQLQEFDKTHLWHPYTSMTRPLKTYPVESAQGVHLTLMDKTRLIDGMSSWWAAIHGYNHPVLNAAVETQMKKMSHVMFGGLTHEPAVELSKLLISITPDPLTQVFLCDSGSVSVEVAMKMAFQYWHAMGKPEKNTMITVRSGYHGDTFYAMSVCDPVTGMHHAFQNILPKHHFAQKPDCKFHEPWNDSHIQHMEELIKQHHQSCAAVIIEPIVQGAGGMRFYSPVYLKKLKALCDQYELLLILDEIATGFGRTGKLFACNHAQISPDIMCVGKALTGGYLTLAATLATQEIGRVISQGECGVFMHGPTYMGNPLACSVALSNINLLFSYDWKMKIQHLETKLESGLQECRQFKQVKDVRVLGGIGVVEMKEAVDIEKIQRQFVEQGVWIRPFGKLIYTMPPYIIEDHDLDTLTKKITQVVYKTGV, from the coding sequence ATGACAGATAAAATTTTACAATTACAGGAATTTGACAAAACACACTTGTGGCATCCATACACTTCAATGACCCGGCCTTTGAAAACATATCCGGTTGAATCCGCCCAAGGCGTCCATCTCACCCTTATGGACAAAACACGGCTCATAGACGGGATGTCTTCCTGGTGGGCAGCCATCCACGGATACAATCACCCGGTTTTAAATGCAGCTGTTGAAACTCAGATGAAAAAAATGTCCCATGTGATGTTCGGCGGGTTAACCCACGAGCCGGCGGTTGAGCTGTCCAAACTCTTAATCAGCATCACACCTGACCCCTTAACCCAGGTTTTTTTGTGTGATTCCGGGTCGGTCTCCGTTGAAGTCGCCATGAAAATGGCCTTTCAATACTGGCATGCCATGGGAAAGCCTGAAAAAAATACCATGATTACGGTCAGGTCAGGATACCACGGCGATACCTTTTATGCCATGTCTGTATGCGATCCTGTGACCGGTATGCACCATGCCTTTCAGAATATTCTGCCCAAACACCATTTTGCACAAAAACCAGACTGCAAATTTCATGAACCATGGAATGACAGCCATATACAACACATGGAAGAGTTGATCAAACAACATCATCAATCCTGTGCCGCAGTCATTATTGAACCTATTGTTCAGGGTGCAGGAGGTATGAGGTTTTATTCTCCCGTGTATCTGAAAAAGCTCAAAGCCTTGTGCGACCAGTATGAATTGCTGCTGATCCTGGATGAAATCGCCACAGGTTTTGGCCGTACTGGAAAACTGTTTGCCTGCAATCATGCCCAAATTTCACCTGATATCATGTGTGTGGGCAAAGCTTTGACCGGCGGATACCTCACCCTTGCAGCCACTCTTGCCACACAGGAAATCGGCCGGGTGATTTCACAAGGAGAATGCGGGGTGTTTATGCACGGCCCCACATACATGGGCAATCCACTGGCGTGCAGTGTTGCCCTGAGCAATATCAACCTTCTTTTTTCCTATGACTGGAAAATGAAAATTCAGCACCTTGAAACAAAACTGGAATCCGGATTGCAGGAATGCAGACAGTTCAAGCAAGTGAAAGATGTCAGGGTTTTAGGCGGGATTGGGGTCGTGGAGATGAAAGAAGCTGTGGATATCGAAAAAATACAGCGGCAGTTTGTTGAACAGGGAGTCTGGATAAGGCCGTTCGGCAAATTGATCTATACCATGCCACCTTATATTATAGAAGACCATGACCTTGACACATTAACAAAAAAGATAACTCAAGTTGTTTACAAAACAGGTGTTTAA